In the genome of Equus przewalskii isolate Varuska chromosome 29, EquPr2, whole genome shotgun sequence, the window ATGCAAGGACAGGAAAGACCTCAGGTGAAACACCAGTCAAAGCACCCATGCGAGACTGCACTGGAAACTTGGAGGATGACTCGCTTCTTTAAATCTGTCTCTTCCCTTTGGAGCCCTCTTCTCAACAAGGAGCACTCTCGGTGGCTCCAACTTAGCCTCATGGGCAACATTATCCCACTATTCTGAATCCCAAAAGGGCCTGAGCATGTGATTATGAGTTGTTTCTCCAAAGAGAGGCACTTTTCCTCAAGCCCTCCATGTCTTTTTACCTCCTCATCATGGTGCCCAGAAAGACGTGTTTATGAGAAGCGAGTCTAAGCAGCGCCCACTGCCAGGGACCATCTGTATCTCCCAGGGGCTGAACCCACAATCACAGCCTCTTGGGAGCTGACCAGCAGGGCTGGTTCTGAGGCCTGCATCTGGCTTTCTGCTTTGCACACATCCTTTTGTCTGGGCTCCAAAGCCTGATGGCTGAAGCTTCTGGAATGCCCTAGGCACTGCTGAATCAGATGTTTTTCAGTTTCGATGATTCACAAATCCCAATTTGCAGAACTTTCTCAGGATAACTATTTTTTGGAGCCCCTTTTCTCCAGCTGCCTCCAAAATGAACTGTTCCCCACCCTCAGTTGCAGCTGACAGTGAGGTGTTCCTTTGGAAGTCTGATTTGAGGTCATGACTGTGTCATCACCCCGCTCTGGGCTTTGAAGATGTGGCAATGCTGTGCTTTTTATGTGATCGAAGTTGCTGTTGCAGTGGCTGACCCCAGGCAGGTCCATGCAGTCCACCCTGGCATCCTGTGTTTCCATATGACTCCACGCAGTCGCTTTGAGTTCTCAGCCCTGTGGAAGCAGAGTCCCCGGAGGCACCTCAGCACGGGAAAGAGCGTGTTGAGGGGGTGCATGTGAATACACAGCTTTGGTCAGAAGAAACCCAGCCACTGCAGGCCTACTGTCTCCCCTTACAGACTTCTGAGCCACAGCAGACTGTAgctgcccctgacacaggaagggttaataatcactggaaaaagcttgccaacaaactgtgacctggaggtgagaaggccggttagccaatgacgggtaagaccccctgggggggcaacctaagccaggcggcggccgcccgggggcacagatggagaaacgatatcaatatcgggagcaagagggaccgttgcctaagagaccttgcctgctctgagataaaaatataggagcacagcaacaacatgataatatcaaaacagagaccaagggagggctccctgagaaatcactaagaattcttggcattcgctaattacttcatccagaacacctgtgtatgtttaacagatgtaggctatgtatatattgaaacgctggttataataaactcagagtggccatcagccctctccgcatctatcctgatgtgtacattggattgcgacaccgacacaGACGCTTAGGATGGAGACACACTCCTCCATCCCATGCCACTCTAGAAGAGTTAAGAAATCTGAAGCAATCCTATTAATTCCATCTGCTGAGACTGGACCTTCTAGAACCTGACACTAATGGGATATTGGTGGACAGTTGCTCTCCTCTCCATGTTTGTTAGGAGAGTACATTGACTTGGGCCAGTGCCTTCATTCCTGATGGTTTTCTGCTCAGTTCCTGCAGAAAAATGTTGTTTACATGAACAGGGATGGCAACAGGATTGGGTGTTATGATCAAGGAGCCTGGCTTGAAGAAGGATCATCCCAGGGGCCCAACAGAGTGGTTAAGATCTTGGGCCCAGAAGCCGGTCAGCCAGGCCTGTTTTGGAATCCAGCTCCACATTTGATAGCTGGGTGACTCAGGAAACTTGCTGCATGTTTCCAacattcagtttcctcatctgtaaaagtggaGATAAGGGACCATGAGGGGCGTTAAAAGAGATGATGTACGTAAAAAGTAGGCACACTGCCTGCAGCTCGCTAAGCTCTTGGTTAATATTAACAGCAATGATCTTTCTTTATGCTGGGACCTCCTTATGGGAAGCAGACATAAGCTGTGACAGAGAGGTTGTTACATGTTCATCTGATTCCATTTGATTTTCCACTTTTTAGGTACTATAGACTTGAAGAATATCCAGGAAGTTAGGTTGGGGTCAAATGACTGAGTTCTGGCCCATGGGATGCGGGTACAAATGATGTACACCACATCCAGGCCTGATCCTTAAAAGATCCTGACTTGTGCTCTCTCTTGATCTCATTGGCACAGCTAGAAATGAAGGACCCCAAGATGGCAGAACCACAGGATGCAAGAAGCTCAGATCCCTGAGTGCCTGTGTGGAGATGACATGACAAGGAGAGCTGCCCAACCTGTATTGGACTTGGTGAGAATAAGAAATAACTGTTTATTATATTGAACCACTGACATTTCAGGGTTTACTTGTTACTTTAGCATAACATAACCTATTCAGACTAATTTATGAAAACTAGCACAGGGAGTGGACAGGGCAATCAGCTGGCTAAGACACAATGGGTATTCCCAGTCAGACAGAGACAGGCAGTGTAAATTTCTCATCAGTAGGAAAATAATCtccacaattttaaaacaaaattggttGCTAATTTTCCACACAATTCCATGCTGGAACCAGACAATTGTGATAGCATGGGGCAGGTCTTGTGACATGAAAACCTTAGTCTTCACTTTCTGGTCTTCACAGAGCATCACCACTACTCCACTTCCATGCCCCAAACTTTGCATGGTTCTGTGGATTAAAAACATCTCCATAAATTGCAATCAACTGGTAGTGAATTTCTGCAGTggaaacatatttttgtttaaaattgcaCATCATGGCATGTATCTCATCTGGGGACCACCTGTGGAAGGAAGCGGGCATTGTAATTAAGGGTACACAAAGTCATAAATGATCACAGCCAGTCCATGTTAGAATGTGGCCACACATGTTTAACAAAACACCACAATCCCTGGACTGTCGTTGCCCTATGCCAACAGACCAGAAATTAACCCTGTAAAGCTCTGTTTTGAagaccccagggcctttgcatatactgttccctctacctggaatgctcaCTCTTCATATAGCTAGTTCTTCACATTCAGACCTCTACACAAAGGTCACCTCTTCAGAGACGCCTTCCCTGACTACTCTTTCTACAGGAGGTTTCCCTCTTCCTTAATTCTCTATCTCTGCATCCTATccatttccttcatagcacttattacgATCTGTACTTTTGCAGcggtttattcattcacttgttgatTACCCATTTCTCCCAGTAAGTAAATGTGACATCTACCCTAACTCTAGAATTCCGCATGTATGAGCTAATAAAGTCTCTTAGGGCTTAAACCAGTTTCAGCTGCATTTCCTGATATTATAGCTGATTTTACAGCTAAAACCTTCCTAACAAGTACATCTCCTGTCTACAGTGTTATGCCGTTGTCTTCCCTGATATTATCAGTATAAATTAAGAATCTTTTATGTGTCAGACCCTGTAttaggtattttatttcatttcatctttgccATAACTCTAAACGTTAAGGATTATTTAAtgctattttatagatgaggaaattgtggcCCAAAAGGTGTAGCTAAGATGGGTTGCTTTTTGTCAGTTCTATATCGCTTCCTTTGGGGGGCTTCCTTCCCCCACTCTGTGTGATTCTGAAGGAGCTGCTTTCAAGTATATCAATGGGTGGGCACATGATCCAGGCAGTCCAATCAGAGCATCTCTTCACTCTGTGACTGGGCCGGAGGGAGACACGTGAGCCCGGCAAAGCCAATCACAGTCCTTCCTTGGCACATACTGGCTAACATAGTTAAGAATCTCTATCTGACTCTAGGATCACACACTAAAAGGACCTCATAACCCAACTACAACCAGGAGCTATCTTGCTGCTGTGCAGAGAGAGTCTGCCTAAGAATGAAGCCCCGACTCAGTGAGAATGGGTGAAAAGGAGGCCAATGACATCGCTTGAAccctggatccagctgtgcctgagaCAGAGGCCTTGGACTTCTCAGTTACAGGAAGCAGTAAATTCATCTTGTTACTTAACATAGTCTAAGTTGGGTTTCTGCCACTTTCCGCTGAACAAGGATGGAGTGAGCACCATGTAGAAGCTTAAGAAATCTAAGTTCTCtcaattttcttccttaaagtgACCACTCCCCATTAACCTCCCAACCTATCAGTTGACAACATGTCAACCGTGCCAATCCAGCCACCTTTACTCCCTCACTACCCCTTATGTGTCACATTTGGTCCAGCCTCTAGCCcgtgcacatgctgttccttctatcTGGCTGCAGAATTATGTCTTTCCAAAGaggtttacttttaaataaacttcTCCTTAGTCCGTTACCCTGAAAATGACTGACAGGCCCATTTGCTAAAAGTGGCAGCAAGAATTAAGAGCCTCCAATCCAGGTAGATTGTCTTTGAAATGTCctattttaaaagtcagtgagTATTGCCCTGTAAAGAAAGCACTATGGTTTCCCATTTGTGCTGAGTTTTATACTCAAGATAACTTCATAGAAATTCTCTCACTCCTTCTTCACAGCCCCGTTAAGAATTGGGTAAGGTAGCAGTTAACATACCcaacaggtgagaaaactgaggcccaaagaggtgaAACAGCTTGACTCAGCAGCAATCATCACGTCCCACATGGAATTAGAGTTCTTCCCACCTCAGCCCAGCTTGAGAGGCAGGGACCTGTCCTAATTTGGCAGGTCACAATTATAAGCATCCAGGCCCAACCCTCTGCCATACCCAAATTAGCCAATGAAGTCCCATCGGATTAGGTTGCCAGATAAATTCAGGATGGGCAGCTacatctgaatttcagataaatactTTTCTTAGAATAAGCATGGCCCAAATATTGCGTGGGACACagttacaataaaaaattatccatTGTTTAACTGAGCGTCCTCTGGTGTTATTTGTTAAATCTGACAATGCTACATCAGATGTTCTCCCAGGAGACCATAAGGGGTGAAAGCTGTAATTTCTTTGGGAAGTCAGACTTCTCATGGATGGATCCCCTGACACTGCTATTCAGTGCAGAGTATGATTCTCTAATGTTTGGTACGAGGGAAAGGGTTAATGTCATTTGATACTGTGACCAGGATCCAGGAACTCCTCAGTCTGACCCAATTGTTCATCCTCTTTCCAAAAGCTTCCTGGAGGGTCTGTTCACACAAAGAACAATTGCAAAATGCGGCTCAAGATGCCATTTTATTACAGACAGAGCAGTTGCCTTCCCCATTAGGAAACTGGCCCATTGGTCTTGGACTCTGAGCAATCAGACGAGCCATTTGTCTGCCGTGGGATAGAGGGGAGTGCAGAGAAagggggcaggcaggggaagAGGAAGCATGGGGAGAAAGTGTGGCTGAGTCTTAACCTTTGATGGTATCTCTAGTCCAGACTGAAGGAACTGGGTCAAAAGTCTCTTTTGGAAACTGGAACCGAGAACATAGAAAGTTGGAAGCTATGGGGTAAGCCAAGGCAGGTCACAAAATCAGGGAGGAGAAAGCTAGGCtacaaaaggaggggaaaaataaagctgTCTGCAAAGAGGAGCAGAAAAGAGGGTGCTTAGTTTTCTTGGATCCCACTTCTCCACTTCCTGGTTCCAGCTGCACCGCCAGCTGCATTTCTTCTGAGAACTTCGAATCAATTCTCCTTTGGTGCTTAAGCAACCTTGGGTGGGTTTCTGGTACTTAAACCCGTTGTGTCACTTACTTAACTAGgagaaaaacaaccaaataaaGAGGCAAGGTCCCACTTCAGTTCAGTTCattgcaatttatttaatttaaaaataaaaacaaaaaacccaaaaaacaaaacaaaaatcagtttccaATGAAAACACAAACACTTTGGGTGGTTATCcagcttttttttccctgtagGCTGTTCCGGGCTCAAACCAATCAAATGAGTTAAAACCAATGTTGACTGGAGCCATAAAGCATGTTGCACCAATTAAATTACaccaatatattattataataccTTTGAAATGCCTTTCAgaccaataaataaaaaaaagacaaattcaaataaaaaaagtcaactttttattaccaaaaaaaaaaaaatagaaattaaataaaagtcacaacatggatttaaaaaaaaaatgcagtcaagtttctctctcttttttttttcttctaggaatgATACCATGCCAGTAAATCCCTACAGAACATTTCCAGTTTGGCAATAAGCAGTCAGTCGATCATTCACATTTGTACTCAAGACAGCAGGCCTGGGCAACACATCCCTGAATTTCATCCTGAAAAGTGCGCCCCCGTCATCTGAAGAAGCAGCACCTTATAACAGGGATGGAAATTCAGAGAGGACttagcatttttcattttgcctGGGGTCTTGAAGCACTTCCTGAAAACTGATCATGCCTTGAAATTTACCtgtaaaaagaagtataattctACTCCTTTGGCAGATGTGTAAACTAAGACACCGAAAGGCCCACCGAGGCAAGGAAAGGACCAGAGAGCTGACATCGAATCTCCCGTTTGGTCCACCAGGTCAGAAAAGTGTCTCTCACTTGTAATTCCATGGAAATGACTCAAACATGACTTCCTCGGCTGGGGATTGGCTGGTAGGGAGGATGGGACTGACTCAGGAAATAGAGGAGCTGCTTTTCAGGGCTTTTCCCTCTATTTCCAAGTTTTGCCTTGAAAGGGCAGTCAACATCGCATCTAAAAGCAGAGGATGTTAGCAGAATGTCAGAacgaggtggggcctgagacacCAGCGGATCCACCCTTCCAACCCTCACTGAAGGGAACGCTCAGCCCCCAAAACACGGCAGTGTCTGAGGCCAGTAGCTAGTTAGCAGCACACCAGGACTCAACTCAGAATCTCGGCCTCTGAGTGGAGGACTGTCTTTGCCACAATCCACTGTCTGGGCTTCTTGACAAAAGAGAACATAcatgtgggggtttttttggggtGTGTGGGATTATTTTCCTCGatgatgtcatttttatttaaagattagaAGGATGGAAAACACTAAACAGATGCAATCACttggcaaaaggaaaaaacacatcaACCAGTAGGTAGGTGTGATACCTAAGTCATGCTGACAGCTACCCGCTAGGCCAGCTGCCACGTGAGGGGCCGGCAGTGAGGCAGGAGAGGCTGTTCAGAAAAGGTTGCATAAAACGAGTTAAGGAGCAGGGAGCTCAGAGGTTGCAGAATGCCCTCCATGCACCCACACACCTCATACACACAATTTGCtatagcttttttttccctttgaaccTATATTGGAGTTCAGGAAAGAGATGGAATTGAATGAAAGCAAACTGAGAAGCTTGCCATAATACACTACTCAGCTCAACCTGAAGGCGCAAGCCCAAACCCTAGAGCTGGTGGGAAGGGGAGAAATGGGAGCTGCCTTCTCAGGGAAAGGGCAACCTCATCCTACTTAATGTTCTTAGTGCCCTCAGGTGAGTTCTTTCTCATCTCCCTATGAACCATTGTCTGTTGGTATTCCCAAAAACACTCCCAAGACTAGTCCTCCTTATGTGTCTAGGTGGCTCTCGGAAGTCAGCCATCTTGATACGAGGGTTTCGATTTGCCCAAGGCAGTAGAATCTGAAGTCATCCCAAATTCCCAAAGAAGACCATTCATTTCGAACCCAGTGTCTGGAGATGTCCCATTGTGGGAGTGACTTTGTCAGATAAGAGTCCTGTCACACCTCTTTTTTGCCTCCTCCAGGATCACTTCAATGAATCCTAAGaaaatgttctctctcctctatgcTTCCTCCTAACCCACTCTGCTCTTTCAAcacctttttccccaaagcctagGAGACCAAAACCATGACAGAATACCCAGATTTGGGGATAAAACACCTTCTGCCtgacttccttttcctcctccaaatATCCCACCTACACACTAACTCCCAGAGCAAACTTGCCTACTCTGAGAGGTCTACACTTGGGGGATCAGTAAACAGAGCAAACGGTTGAGCCAGTGGCTCCTTTGGAGACTATGGACAGTATCACATCCAAGTCAAAGCATTCATGCAGGCGAGAACCCAAGAGGCAGCATTCCAGTTAATATTGAGACGTTAAGGAAATTGACAAGTCGCCCCCTTGCTGGTGTGGATCAACGTCCCCTCATCTGCACAAAGACCACAGAGGGTCCTGAGCTCTGTTATACACCATAGTTTTGACACCACTATCTTTTTCCCTGTCTACCTTCGGGAGGTTATGCTGAACAGCAAAGCAGACATCAGGAAAGAAGAAGTGGAGAGCAGGGAGCCAAAAAATCACCATGGGCTGACTCTATGTCCTTAGCAGAGTTCAGAGCATTCTCTCTCTGACCAAGGCTCTGTCTTCCATTCATGGTAGACTAGCAAATTGACAAATGCCACGCCAGAGGCATACAAGTTCACATAGATCCCACAGGATGCCTTAACCTAACTCCCAGGGCTTAGCCAGGTCAAGGATGGCAACTACATGGCAAGAGTGCTACTGCCCCACTTCCCATTCCCATGGCAGCCATTACTATTCAATCATAGCACTCCTTCCTGGGCTACTCAAGCTAGCACATTCAGCAGCCACTATCAATCAATCACTGATTCAAGATCAGGTTGCTGAAATCTACTTGCTGGCCTCGTGTGCTCAGACCAAGCTTGctatgggaggagaggaggagcaaGCTCTttgagctcacccacagcagatggcTCCAGTCTCTCTTGCCCCTCCTCCAGAAGCATCTGGACGCTTCTAGGGAAATGCTTCCTCTCCCACAcacttcctccccaccctctaAGTGCTGGCCAACACCACCTCCCCGGGACAGCTGGTCCTCTGGGAGGTGCCACAAAGCAAATGCCAATTAGGACCCAAATTCTGACTGGCAGTTGACAGGACTGGAAGAGAGCCCACATCTCCCTTTTAGGTGCTGGCTCAAGGCTGCAAACCTGGCCAAGCAAGATGGCAGCACCAATCCTTTTTCAGTCTCTTGTCATGGCCAGCAAAGAGGTAACCAGCTCGTTAGCACAAGTCActgctccccttcctccctcgtacccacccccgccccgccctgcaCCCCGGGGGAGCTAGTTGAGCTTGTTGCAGATCTCCAGCGCTTTCTTGTAGACCTGAGTCACGTCATCCATGTCCGTGAGGAGCGAGAAGCTGCTGTCTCCCAGCCGGTTCCGGTACCGCTTTAGGTACTGGGGCCGGGGCCGGTTCTGGAGCCCCTCAAAGTCCTGGATCTGGAGGAAGTTTTCGGCGGAGACGCAGCTGCGGATGCGCTGGCGGGCAGGGCGATTCTCCTGCAAATCCAGCAAGTCGAAGGAGTCGCTGGACAGGACGCTGTCTTCGCTGATGACGCTGGAAGGCCGGCTGTAGCTCCGGGAGAGGCCCTCGGCGGGGACGCCAGGCTCCAGCAAGGATTCCAGTGTGGGCATTTCGGGGCTCGCGAGGGCCGGGTCCATGGTGCCTGCTGAGTACTTGCTGCTGTGTTTCAAGATGCCCTTCCTGCGGCAGGAGAGGCTGTGGGACGTCACTCTGGCTGGGTccggggggctgggggaggggatgctgCTGCCCATCCCGTCATTACTGTCCAACAGCTCTGAAGACTCGCTGCGCTCTGGGGAGGAGTAGTAACCCGATTCTCTCTGCTGGGTCTTCTTCAAGATGCCTTTCTTGGGCATCGTGGCTGACTGTTTGGGGCTGAGTTTACCAGGCACCTCTGCCTCGGGGGAGCTCGGGACGGGCACGCCAGTCCGGCACAAGTCCTGCTCCATCTTGAAAGCAGAGGGTAAGGCAGGAGTGACGACGCCTTCGATGAAGCCGGTGCTGTGAGAGCGATGCTCGCTGTTGCTTCGCTTCTTCAGGATCCCTTTGGGCCTCTTGGAATTCAACTTGGATGGGCTTTCGGGCACCGAGTCCTGGCCGGACTGGGCAAAGTCATTCTCCTTC includes:
- the NUAK1 gene encoding NUAK family SNF1-like kinase 1 isoform X3, whose amino-acid sequence is MVHIRREIEIMSSLNHPHIISIYEVFENKDKIVIIMEYASKGELYDYISERRRLSERETRHFFRQIVSAVHYCHKNGVVHRDLKLENILLDDNCNIKIADFGLSNLYQKDKFLQTFCGSPLYASPEIVNGRPYRGPEVDSWALGVLLYTLVYGTMPFDGFDHKNLIRQISSGEYREPTQPSDARGLIRWMLMVNPDRRATIEDIANHWWVNWGYKSSVCDCDALHNSESPLLARIIDWHHRSTGLQAEAEAKIKGLAKPGASEVMLERQRSLKKSKKENDFAQSGQDSVPESPSKLNSKRPKGILKKRSNSEHRSHSTGFIEGVVTPALPSAFKMEQDLCRTGVPVPSSPEAEVPGKLSPKQSATMPKKGILKKTQQRESGYYSSPERSESSELLDSNDGMGSSIPSPSPPDPARVTSHSLSCRRKGILKHSSKYSAGTMDPALASPEMPTLESLLEPGVPAEGLSRSYSRPSSVISEDSVLSSDSFDLLDLQENRPARQRIRSCVSAENFLQIQDFEGLQNRPRPQYLKRYRNRLGDSSFSLLTDMDDVTQVYKKALEICNKLN